In the Telopea speciosissima isolate NSW1024214 ecotype Mountain lineage chromosome 6, Tspe_v1, whole genome shotgun sequence genome, CGAGgaggatgcctttccagatagcagcagcagtagggcattcaaagaagagatgacaCAAGTCTTCAGtattgttccagcagaggcaacAACCAGAGGAGACTTGGATCTGACGGCTAcggaggaaggcttgggttgggaggcagttgTTGAAGACTCTCCAGGCTGTAAAGCAGTGGCGGGGgatgtggtgcttgaaccaaagaaacTTGCGCCAAGTGGCTAACTAGCCTTTCATGCGAATGAAGTTCCAAGCtactttggaggagaagaggcCGGAGCTGTTTGCTAACCAAAGAACACAATCACCTCGGGAAGCAGGCCTTCTTGGGATAGAGGGGAGCTCATTCCAAATAAGGCTGAGAGAAGTGCCAGAGTTGGGAGGAGCCCAGGTATTATGAGAAAGAATATCAGCAACCAATGAGAGCCTATGGAGGCCTGCGGTATAAATGGAACGCAGAGTGACCTGATGGAGAAGAATCCCTAAAGGGTGCCAATTGTCCAGCCAAAGGAACATAGAGAGACCATCACCAACCTGGGAACGGATGACCTGAAGAACAAGGTGGCGGCAAGCAAGAATTTTCCGTCAGACCCAATAAGCATTCGAAGAAGAGGAAACCGTCCATATAGAGTCTTGGTGAAGAGGACCCGAACTCAAAGAATCAAGGTAGCCTAGACCAATAAACTTGTTGAGCAGATGATCCGGGATGGGGACAAGACTCTCCTGAGGACTAGAGAAGATGCTCTGGAAGTGCTGAACAACTTAGTCTTTGATGTCTTTTACAGAATTGACAAGAGATCCATCCGGGCGAGAGAGCTGCATAATGGAGTTTGCATTAAGCCTAGCCTTCACAGAACGATGAAAATAGGCCGTGTTTGAATCTCCCAAATCGAGCCAGTTGATCCTTGATTTTTGtttaagaaaactttcttccctAGCAAGCAGAGCTGAGAGCTGAGATGAGACTTCTTTCTCTTCCAACGCCAGGGATTCATTTAGGAAATCAGTCTGAAGAGAAGCCTGTAAGGAAGCAAGCCTTTCTTTACAATCAACTACTTGATGAGAAATGTTGCCAAAGACTTTGAGGTTCCAATCTTTAAGAGCAGCCTTAACATTTTTGAGCTTTCTAGAGAAAGCAATGAGAGGGATAGAGAAGGCATACACAGGCTTGTCCTAGGCTTCTTGCACAACAGataagaaactaaagaaagttgggtgagaggaccacatgtcaaagaatttaAAGGGCTTGAGGCCAAAAGAAGTGAAAGGTTGAATGGCTAAGGAGATGGGGGAATGAACTGAGATGTCTGGGTTGTCAAAAGATGCCTGAGAGGAAGGGAAGGCTGTCAGCCACTCTTCATTGACAAGGAATCTGTCCAACTTACAAGCAATGCGATTGCTTCCAGCCCTTTTGTTGCTCCAAGTGAGGGGGAAGCTAGTCCATCTGAGATCATCTGCCCCTACATCCTCAATGCAGTCATTAAATGAATTCATAGCCTCCAAATCCAAATGGTCCCCACCCTGTTTTTCATGGCTGAATCTGATAATGTTGAAATCCCCTCCCACCCCCCAAGGCAGAGAGCCAATCTAGGCAGCCAAAGACCTGAGATCAGTCCAAAGAGCAGTCCTATCAGCTAAGCAGTTGAGGGCATACACCACAGTAAGGTAGCAGGAAAATTGACCCAGGCAATCAGAAATCATGGTGTGCATGAactgagaggaagaagagagggagatggagattTTGCTAGGGTCCCATAAAACCCAAATACGACCATTGGAGTGATGAGGGTAGTTTGAAAGAATCGACCAGCCCGGGGCAATAGAGCTGAGAATTTTGGAAGAATTAGGCTCTTTGATATGGGGTTCAAGCAGGCAACAGAAACAAGACTGAGACGATCGAATACGAGAGCAAACAGTCGATTACTTAGAGGGAGAGTTGAGCCCTCGAGTGTTCCATAAGAGGCCATGGATCTTTTaggaaaggaggaggaggggcaACGATGACTCAAGGAGCCTGGTCAGAACCGCCCGAGACCTGGTTTCGCTGCGATGGCGTCATCGGTAAAGTCTTCGAAGGGGGGTAGTAGTTGCAGGGGGAGGGTGGTGGAGAGGCTCACAGGGGAAAAGGGGAGCGCAGGATGGGGGGCTGtcgggtgaagaagaagaaaggagaggtaGGTTTGGATAGAGACCAAGAAGAGAGGGACTGCCCGACCAAGAAGAGAGGGACTTCCCGACCCAATAAGAGAACTGGGTAAAGTAAGGGGAGAGGGTAAATAAGCTTGACCCGACCTAGAAGAACCCTAAGTGAAAGAACCAGACACATAACCTGATGGACAAAGTACTTGAGAGGAGGGGCCCACCGAGTCAGGGCCAGTGGAAGACGCAACAAGAGGGTACAAAGAAGTCGTCAAAGGCAAAAGGGGGAGATCGTCTCTTGCAGATGAAACCTCAGGAGCACAGACCTCTGTAACAGACAAGGGCACAGGCGCGCAGGTGGAAAAGTTCAAAAGACTTGCAGGGTTTCTCTGAGCAGTCGCCACACTCGGAACGTTGGGAGGAGGAGCAGCAGCTCCAAAGCTAAGAGTGGAAGGGCCAGAATAGCTGCCTTCTGCCATACAAGATCTACTCCTTGGTAAGACATCAAATTGGGGCTTTTCGGGGCAAGAGAGGGGCTTCGTACACTCAACATCCTCAGCTGAAGAGAGAAGGCTGAACCTGTTCTGAGCATCAGCCCAACGCTGATCCTTCGATTGCGACTGGCCATTGGAACTTCCCGAcgtagtcttcttcttcttctaactttGATTCCAGTACAAGAATCGAGATCTACCACGAGAGGGAGACCGAGCAACAACAGCACAGTGGAGATCAGTAGGAGGTCCATCGCAGAGATTGGGGTCAAGGCCAATCGGAAAAGCTCCATCACTGCCGCAGGGAGCTTCTCCagcagaaagagagagagccgCTCGAGGGCCTAAGTCATTAGCACCAGAGGGCTTTCCCGAATGGGCACAGAGGACAGAGTTGTGCCCAAAGACTTTACAAACTATGCACTAAGGAGGCTTCTAGTCGTAGTGCACCTCCTACTCAAAAGAATACTCTTCACCTTCGGAGACAGCGACGAAGGAAGGCAGGGGGTCTGTCGCCGAGACTTCGACGCAAATGCGCGCATAAGCAAGACGGTCCTGATGTCTGGTTCTCAGGTCCGAGAAAAGAGGCTTACCTAGCACAGAGCCAATAGAACTGAGCCCATCCGAGCACCAGAAGTGCAGAGGTAACCCGGGAAGGGATATCcacagagagatagaggaaaggtcCACACGCTGTAGTTGAAGCTGACGATTCCATTGGCGTAAGAAGATCGGCATTTTCCCAACTTGCCAAGGCCCACCTTCGAGAGCACGCAGCTTGTCTAGGGAGGAGGagaatttgaatatgaaaaaaCCACTGTCAAGCAAGTAAGTGTTAAGAGCTCCATGAGGGCGCCATTGTTTCGAAAGAAAGAGCTTGACCACATAGAAAGGAGGGCGACGACCCAGGAAGTTACCAACCAGGCAATCTTCCCACAACTTTGCTTCGGCTTCCAGAGTTTCAGGGGAGCACATAGCAACTTTCGAAGAGCCAACAGAAGCAGGGAGTACAAAATGAAGCTGAAGTCCATCGGAGCTAGAGGAGGGATTGCCACCGAGGAGGGAGCTCCATGAAACTGGAGTAGGGGCAGATGGGTGAGGAGAAAATGGGGGCAGAAGGGCATGGGGATGAGGTCATAGTGCGAGAGAGGGGAGAAGGGTTAGTTCAGAGGCGAAGAGGGGAGGGACAAGGGGGAGGATCAGGCCTGCCGGAAGGCCGGTAGGGGAGGGATAGGGGAGAAGCACATGGGTAGTGTCATAGCATTCATTCTATAGGACTATTGTTCGACCgaccatgatgtatggggcagaatattgggcagttaagaagtgtcatattgataagctttgtgtagcagagatgaggatgttaagatggatgtgtggaaaaacaaggaaggataaagtattGAATGAACATATTAGATCGGACTTGGGAGTAACCCCAATCAATGACAAActacgagagagtcgtttaaggtggtattgtcatattcaacggagacctagtgacgccccagtaaggaggagtgatatgattccgattgaaggggctaaaagagctaggggccgacctaaaatgaccataggagaagtggtgaggaaggacatgcataggctagggcttgttccaagtatgacctcagacaGAGCCTACTGGAggtcaaggatccatgttgcaaaccccatttagctgagattctttTGATTGCTACGCCTTTGTCCTCTTACTATCTTCCATCTTTCATcgttcatttttctatttatttccaatctttcttttgtccttttcctttttcatctctcatctcgttccccatcttttctttttttgttaaaacTGTGTTCTCCATActctgttttgtttggatccatgtagctgaccccattaagttgggataaggttgagtttgttgttgttgttgtatgacCCACTCACCCACTTGGAAAGAAGTCTTTGCTTGAAAGAGACTTTTTTCGGCATTAGAGAGACCAGCCAGAAAAAGTTGGGATTTTTGGGGATTGATTTTGAGGCCAGAATATTGCTCAAACTTGTTCAGCAAGCCATAATAGTCTCTACAGATAGAAAATTTGCTtgggagaagatcatgaggtcaTCTGCAAACGCTAAGTGGGTGATCTTGAGCTTCTGGCATTTGGGCATAGGAGAAATGGGTTATTGTTCAGTCTTGCATTGAATCTCTCTTGATAGAACTTCCAAGGCTAGGGTAAATAAAAGGGGAGATAGGGAGCAGCCTTGCCTGATTCCcactgaagaagagaagaagcatGCCGGGCTGCTGTTGAGAAGCACTGATAGCTGCGGAGTGGAGATGTAATGGTGGATGCAATTGATAAACACTGGGGGGAATCCCATTTTGTTCAGAACATTGACAATGTAGTCCCGTCTCAATGAGTCAAACGCTTTGTGGATATCTATCTTCATGAGGGCAGCGGGGGAATGACCGTTCCTCTTAAAACCACGTACTAAATCATTGCAATGAGGATGTTATCTGAAATGTTTCGGCCCTCAATAAAGGCTGATTGGTTGGAACTGACAAGGGAATCCATGACCAGCTTTATCTTGTTGGTAAGAACTTTAGCAATGCACTTGTCCAAGGAGTTACAAAGAGAAATAGGTCTAAAATCTGACATGGAAGAGGCACCTTCTTTCTTGGGATAAGACAAAGAAAAGTTTGGTTTATACCTTTGATTTGCCCAGGGTTAAAGAAGAAGCTTTGAATTGCCTTGATAAGATTTTTTTTGACAATGTCCCAGCAGGAGGAGAAGAAACCTGTACTGAACCCGTCAGGACCCGGGGCTCTTGAGGGAAAGGTCAGCCTTGAGGATCTCATCTTCATTTGGGATAGATTGCAAAGATTGATGGAGGAGGCTGGGGATGACCTTGTTGATAAGCCCATCGGCGATGGGAGTTGATGAAGCAGGGGCGCTGGGGCAGAATAGCTCCTTGAAGTACCGGACTGCTTCTCTCCTAATGCCCTCAACCAAGGAAAGAGGAGATCCGTCATGAGCAATGAGCAATGGGATGGAGTTGAAATTGGTTCTAGCTTTAGAGTTTTATTTAGGTTAGCTTAGTCTTTTAATTAAGAATTAGGGTGGGTAAGGGTTTAGTAATCTATAAATATGTGATACAAGAGATTGTAATTCACCCTTTATTTTAATTAACTGATATTCTGGTGGGGTCACTcccatcttctcttccttttgggGGTTTATCTTATTTACTGTCTGGGGGCTGCAGTTCATAACCCTGGGTTTCGGATGGTGATACAAACAAACATAAAGGAAGCATTCCTTTTCGGCCTTTCAAATCACGAGGATTGTGATAGTTTGCTGAATGCTACATGCTTCCTTAATGTTTGTTTTATTATATTCCTTTGGTGTTCTTGGGAGGGTCTAGAAGTTGCAAGTACTTCATAATAGTTTTCTTTTCCAATTTGTTATTGCTCTTTCTCTGGCCTAATAATAAATCTTTGGCATTTCTAATGTTACGCACAATGACATGCTTATGTAGTTTGCTGTAATATATGCTTGATTGCAGTTGCATAATGCTTTATATGGAGATGCTAaaggttgggggagggggatttTGAGCTTTCTACATCCATTCATTCCTACTGTCTTAAAGCCTCATGCTAAAGTTGTTTTTTGGTATTGCTTGCTTGGTGGCAATTTTTATAGatcctttgttcttcttcctGCTCAACAGGTACAgtccagtttcttttcattCCGAAAAGCATAGATTTGGTGTGCAACAGATTTTGACATTGTTTCTAGACAAAAAAAGGTGTAAATTAACAAACATGTTGAGAACGTAGTGCAAAAATTTGACCGATCTTCCTTCATAATTTCCCCATTTAACCCaacaaatttttataaaattctttCCCATGAACTTAGGAAAGCTATTGTCTTTGCAACTCAGTTTAGGTCTCTTGGTTTGCCATCAAACACCTGTTTTATTGTGTTCTTTCCACATGTAACAACGGATGAAAGGGAAGACCACCACAAAATCTAGCCATTTTTCCCAAAAGGAGTTTTCAGATCTCTTCGCTGACCGAACTAAGTTCAAAGCTGGAGAAGGAAAAATCAGTACATAGTGTATAAGAAATTCATCTTTGTTCCTCCTTATGTAGGATGCTCATATAGCCCACGGTTAAGGCATGCCTACCTGAGGTTAGAAAGAATTAACATTATTTACCATGTTCCACTGTCAGAATAAGATAATtcatttttattccttcttaCACATGACATACATATAAGTATATAACCCAATGCATAAAGTATCTAACATTTACAACACTCTCTGATGTTGTTAAGTAAATATAATATCTTAACCACAAGGAAGActtctattctctttttttttttttaatcccgaatattacctgggacccgggccagcccctagcattttatttatatccaataaagaataaattaatacaaggggggggggggacaagccaccttaccccaacccactGAGCACAAGCACTCTTACCCTCCAAACCACACCACCCATACACagatgagaagaaaaaggaggaacTAAAGCTTGAGGACCGGCATGTCGGCCTTATCCTCCATAAGAAACACCTGAAACACCCCCGAGGGGAGAGAACCCTGGCGGAAAGTGCTAGATTTCCTGGAGTCACAAGCTAGATTAGCTAGCCAATCAGCTGCTCTAATGCTTTCATGGTAAGCAAAGGACACCACACCTCGGCTGGCCAACACCATAGCCAGAACCTCTtggaaccagtaccaccccTTCCACAGGTCACACCTTCTCTTATTCACCATTGTGACAATGGTAACCAAATCCGAGTTAACCACTAAGTCATAGAACCCCAGCTCACAACAGAGGGAGGGCCAGACCATCCCTAAGAGCTCGTAGCTCCGCAATTGAGTTTGTACAATCACCATAGAAGCTAGAAAAAGCTGCCAACACCTCACCATTCCTATCCCTTATGACCCCACCACCCCCTCCAATGCCAGGGTTTCCCCTACAAGCACCATCAACATTCAACTTTATTGAAGCAAAAGCAGGGCGCTAATAGATAGGAATGGGCCTAGAAAGCATGGCCATTGGAACCCCCATACCAAAGTGCTGGAGAATCAACCCATTCCTAGCCGACCCCATCTGACCAATCTTGGCAGGCATCGGAATTTCTTTCAcccatgctttgatgcatcccACCACTGTGGCAGCTGTACGCCTCCTCTCTCCATGTCTTCTattgttcctctccttccaaagctcgCAGACAATTAGGGACGGAATGATCCCTGTTAAATAAGCACTAACACTTTTAAAGCTAGCTGCCTCCTGCCACAGCAGTAACCGACCGCAGACATCCTGAGTAGGAACATAAGCAATGTCAAAGAGTCTAGAGAAAAAACCCCACACCCTGGCCGCCGTACCTCCAGCCACCAGACAATGGTCAGTGGTCTCCCTCCTAGGCCTTCCACAACAGTTGCACTTAGAAGCTAGGAGGATGCCAATTGACATTAGGGAGTCATCTGTGGGGACCTTCCCATTAAACAGCTGCCAAGTAAAGAAAGCCACCTTCGGAGGAATAGACTGGTTCCAGACCCATTTAGCATAACTAACCCAGGGGAGGATCTTCTCACTTCATTCCATACCGACCTAGTAGTAAAAATACCATTAGAAGCAGGGGTCCAAGCCAGAACATCACATCTATCCGAGAGAGCATAATTGCCAAGTGTAATGCTCTCCCTAACTGTAAGCATGTCAATTAGCTCAAGTAGATCCTGGGTCCACACCCCGTTTTCACCCAAAGCATCCTTTACCATCAAGTCAACGTCAACCTGCAGGCCATTGTCAAAATGGTCAATAAGAGTGCCAGCACCAGTCCAATTATCCAGCCAGAAGTAGACTTGGCCAGCACCAATCAACCATCTTGACCTGTCGAGCAGAAACTCCTTAAAGACCAAAGTACTCTTCCAAGACCTGGATCCAACCCCCAACTCACCAGCCAGCACCACATGAGAGTTCCTAAAGAACTTTGCTTTGAAAAAACCACTCCAAAGAGACTTTTCCGAGAGCACTCTCCATAGCCCTTTAAGTCTAAGAAAAAGGCCCACATCCTCCAACAGCCTAACCCCCAAACCCCCTTCCTCCCGAGGCCTGCAAATCTTTTGCCAACTAACCCAGTGCCTACGCTTCCCCCATTCTGAGCTTCCCCATAAAAAATCAGCAAAGAGCCCATAAAGCTTGTGAAGGGCAGCCCTCAGAGGAGCCAGCGTAGCAAGAACATGAATAGGCATCGACAAGAGGACATGTTTTAGAAGTGTAAGACGACCCCCAGTAAAGAGAAGTCTTCCCTTCCATCCAACCACCCTGTTCCTTAGGAAGACTTCTATTCTCATTACAACCAGTCTCAGCAAATGTTTGACAACATAACATCAAAACAGGTAAAAGAATAACAAAAGGCAGTAGATAACCCTCCATAATTATCATTGCTGAGAGTTCAAGACAATTAACATGCGTGGAACCATTTCCAATGAATTAGTATCAGAAATTGATCGGAATTCTTGTGGCTCTAACATTTAAAAAATTCTTCATACCAAGTTGAGGTATAGGTTTTTGTTAGAATCATGTATCTCTATCCGATAGGGgtagttttgtattttttctgttctttcctCCCTTAGTCGATTCTGATTTGGTATTCCTAATTGGAATTGGCAAGGGTAGCTCTCCTATTTTCAGTGTGACTAGTTGTAACTcttttgattataaataaagggcttagtGATCTATactgatcactcaagcattcaattCCAAaggctgttaacatggtatcaaagtcaACTCTGATCTTGAAGAGCAGCCTCCTCAGTTTTCAGGTTTTTTGTTCCCCTCTCCCCAcggtttctggttttcttcttctccaccactctcggcctcTCTCTCACACTCAGGGCAGCAATtatgaggtgatctaatgaagatttagctgctgccctcaatttCAActcattgaagattgaagacaattGGTGTGACCTGAATCTGCCAACAGGTTTCCTCCATCCTTGGAGATCGAACTATTCCTTCAACTGCAGTtcgatttctatttttttggagattggTTCATGCTCTTATTGGTCCACACCCTTTCCTGTTTGAAGACTGTAGCTTTGGATCAAATTCAATTCAGATTCAACCTTGCGATTTCTCTGCACTCAAGTTTTTCTCTAAATTTGATaaatttagggctttttattggctcatcagaaggagctaatttttggaggatatCTTCTCTACTACTAGAGGGAAACTCGACCTAAGTTTCAGCCTGTTCTGAAGGCTGAAAAATCTACAATCTCAAGGCCCAGTACTTTGCTCGATTCTGGTAACTGCTCtgctagggttttttatttactcATCAGAAGTTACTGATTTTTTTAAGACTTATTACTCACTACCAGAGGAGATTTCGATCCAATTTTGAGCCTATTCTGACGGCTAAAATTGTGGGAATTTTAAAACCCGTTTATCATACACTCTTGACATCATGTCTGATCTTACTTCAGCTGATTCAGATGGATCTGCTCATCCAGAgtaccttccttttgcttctcccacTAAATTAGATGGGACtaattacttgatgtggtcAAGGTCCACTTACCTcaccattgctggccgtggatACACAGGACACCTTACAGGCTGCCTCCCcaaacctgttgaagaagggccTGCACAGGATTGATGGTTATCTCATGACTCTATGGTAATTTCATATCTTATCCACTCTATGAATTCTTCTATTGCACCTAGTTACCTCCTCGTAGACACTTCTGCTCAGATATGGAAGGCTGCAAAGGACACCTATTcccaggttgggaatgatgctcaggtataTGAATTGCGGAAGAAAATTCATGATACTAAACAGAATTAGTTGACTCTCTCTCAATATTATGCTGAACTTTGCAAGTGCTGACAAGAACTTGATGATTACTTAGATTGTCGGCCCACTACTGctactgatattgctgcctacAAAAAACATGTTGATaagattagggtttatgattttttggctggcctcaATGTTGAATTCGATCCAATCAGAATTCGGATTCTCTGCAAGGATCCTTTCCCTACTCTGGAATAGTCC is a window encoding:
- the LOC122665905 gene encoding uncharacterized protein LOC122665905, encoding MAEGSYSGPSTLSFGAAAPPPNVPSVATAQRNPASLLNFSTCAPVPLSVTEVCAPEVSSARDDLPLLPLTTSLYPLVASSTGPDSVGPSSQGGDHLDLEAMNSFNDCIEDVGADDLRWTSFPLTWSNKRAGSNRIACKLDRFLVNEEWLTAFPSSQASFDNPDISVHSPISLAIQPFTSFGLKPFKFFDIKLKNVKAALKDWNLKVFGNISHQVVDCKERLASLQASLQTDFLNESLALEEKEVSSQLSALLAREESFLKQKSRINWLDLGDSNTAYFHRSVKARLNANSIMQLSRPDGSLVNSVKDIKD